Proteins from a single region of Streptomyces spectabilis:
- the mtnC gene encoding acireductone synthase, with translation MSADLGSGAVDAVVLDIEGTTSATGFVVDVMYPYARERFGPLLGERSHEAVVARAVAQVREEIGEPDADAVRIEKVLGAWIDEDRKATPLKALQGVVWAEGFARGDLVAPFFDDVVPRLRSWYAAGIRLYVYSSGSVAAQRAWFTHSAHGPLTDLVSGWYDTENAGPKQDPGSYRAITAAIGVPPGRTVFLSDRLGELNAAREAGWRTVGVRRAGEPYFADGVGGHPEVGSFDEVGLVTS, from the coding sequence GTGAGCGCGGACCTCGGATCCGGCGCCGTGGACGCGGTGGTGCTCGACATCGAGGGCACCACGAGCGCCACGGGGTTCGTCGTGGACGTCATGTACCCCTACGCCCGTGAGCGGTTCGGCCCGCTGCTCGGCGAGCGGTCCCACGAGGCCGTCGTCGCGCGGGCCGTCGCCCAGGTCCGCGAGGAGATAGGCGAGCCCGACGCGGACGCCGTACGGATCGAGAAGGTCCTCGGCGCCTGGATCGACGAGGACCGCAAGGCCACGCCCCTGAAGGCGCTCCAGGGCGTCGTCTGGGCCGAGGGCTTTGCGCGCGGCGACCTCGTCGCCCCCTTCTTCGACGACGTGGTGCCGCGGCTGCGGAGCTGGTACGCGGCCGGAATCCGGCTCTATGTGTACTCGTCGGGCTCGGTGGCGGCGCAGCGCGCGTGGTTCACGCACTCCGCGCACGGGCCGCTCACCGACCTGGTCAGCGGCTGGTACGACACGGAGAACGCGGGGCCCAAGCAGGACCCGGGCTCCTACCGGGCCATCACCGCCGCCATCGGTGTGCCGCCCGGCCGCACGGTGTTCCTGTCCGACCGGCTCGGCGAGCTGAACGCGGCCCGGGAGGCGGGGTGGCGGACGGTCGGCGTGCGCCGTGCCGGGGAGCCGTACTTCGCCGACGGCGTCGGCGGGCATCCGGAAGTGGGGTCGTTCGACGAGGTGGGGCTGGTGACGTCGTGA
- the mtnB gene encoding methylthioribulose 1-phosphate dehydratase — MDSGTDVDSGLDSGLAEAGAVLAAEAARFASFGWMRGTSGNLSVVVSRDPVRLAVTASGLDKGELTAADVVLTDAEGSAVGAGRPSAEAALHARVVRLTGAGAVVHVHTVASVAMGRRRPEGIEFRDLEMLKGLGHKTHEVAVVLPVIENSQDMAELADRLEAALRPGMPAVVVAGHGLYVWGDDPRQARHHAEVVEWLLELALAG; from the coding sequence ATGGACTCGGGCACGGACGTGGACAGCGGCTTGGACAGCGGCTTGGCGGAGGCCGGGGCGGTGCTCGCGGCGGAGGCCGCGCGGTTCGCCTCCTTCGGCTGGATGCGCGGGACCTCGGGGAACCTCTCCGTCGTCGTCTCCCGTGACCCCGTACGGCTCGCCGTGACGGCCAGCGGGCTCGACAAGGGCGAACTGACCGCGGCGGACGTGGTCCTGACGGACGCGGAGGGCTCGGCGGTCGGCGCCGGACGGCCGTCGGCCGAGGCCGCCCTGCACGCGCGCGTGGTGCGGCTCACCGGGGCGGGCGCCGTCGTGCACGTGCACACCGTGGCGTCCGTGGCCATGGGCAGGCGGCGGCCGGAGGGGATCGAGTTCCGGGACCTGGAGATGCTCAAGGGGCTCGGGCACAAGACCCACGAGGTCGCGGTGGTGCTTCCGGTGATCGAGAACAGCCAGGACATGGCGGAGCTCGCGGACCGTCTGGAGGCGGCGCTGCGGCCGGGGATGCCCGCGGTGGTCGTGGCCGGGCACGGGCTCTATGTGTGGGGCGACGACCCGCGCCAGGCACGGCACCACGCGGAGGTCGTGGAGTGGCTGCTCGAACTGGCCCTGGCCGGGTGA
- the mtnA gene encoding S-methyl-5-thioribose-1-phosphate isomerase — protein sequence MSQASNEELRAVVWRVTARGPGLALIDQTALPHALRRLDVHTVDQLVDAIVRLVVRGAPALGAAGAYGVALALVQGEREGWGRARVDAEVARVRAARPTAVNLMTCVDRAAARLDEGLGAVLAEADAVVEEDLAANHAMGRHGADWLLERLGRDRPLRVLTHCNTGALATAGWGTALGVIRELHRRDRLQAVYADETRPLLQGARLTAWELARAGIPHYVQADAAAAGVILRGEVDAAVVGADRIAANGDTANKVGTVGIALACAHAGIPFVVAAPTTTVDLATASGADIPIELRAADEVLEWAGVRTAPADSRGHNPAFDVTPGALVTALVTERGVREVAKGELPL from the coding sequence ATGAGCCAGGCGAGCAACGAGGAACTCAGGGCCGTGGTCTGGCGGGTCACCGCGCGCGGACCGGGGCTCGCCCTCATCGACCAGACGGCCCTGCCGCACGCCCTGCGGCGCCTCGACGTCCACACGGTCGACCAACTCGTCGACGCCATCGTGCGGTTGGTGGTGCGCGGCGCGCCCGCGCTCGGCGCGGCCGGGGCGTACGGCGTCGCCCTCGCCCTCGTCCAGGGGGAGCGCGAGGGCTGGGGCCGCGCGCGGGTCGACGCCGAAGTCGCCCGCGTCCGCGCGGCACGCCCCACCGCCGTGAACCTGATGACCTGCGTGGACCGCGCGGCCGCGCGCCTCGACGAAGGCCTGGGCGCGGTGCTCGCCGAGGCGGACGCCGTCGTGGAGGAAGACCTCGCGGCCAACCACGCCATGGGCCGGCACGGCGCCGACTGGCTCCTCGAACGCCTCGGCCGGGACCGGCCGCTGCGCGTCCTCACCCACTGCAACACCGGCGCGCTCGCCACGGCGGGCTGGGGCACCGCCCTCGGCGTCATCCGGGAGCTGCACCGCCGCGACCGCCTCCAGGCCGTGTACGCCGACGAGACCCGGCCCCTGCTCCAGGGCGCGCGGCTCACCGCCTGGGAGCTCGCCAGGGCGGGCATCCCGCACTACGTCCAGGCGGACGCGGCCGCCGCCGGGGTCATCCTGCGCGGCGAGGTCGACGCGGCGGTCGTCGGCGCCGACCGGATCGCCGCGAACGGCGACACCGCGAACAAGGTGGGCACCGTGGGCATCGCCCTGGCCTGCGCGCACGCGGGCATCCCCTTCGTGGTGGCCGCGCCCACCACGACCGTGGACCTCGCCACCGCGTCCGGCGCGGACATCCCCATCGAACTGCGCGCCGCGGACGAGGTCCTGGAGTGGGCGGGCGTCCGCACCGCCCCCGCCGACTCGCGCGGCCACAATCCCGCGTTCGACGTCACCCCCGGCGCGCTCGTGACCGCCCTGGTCACGGAGCGGGGCGTCCGCGAGGTGGCGAAGGGGGAGCTGCCGCTGTAG
- a CDS encoding nucleoside phosphorylase translates to MTVSPASPAPLPITGVPRTGLPPYAVVVGDPARAAAVAEFLDDAKEVSYHREYRTFTGSWRELPVVVSSHGVGAPGALLLFQELAQAGVTHFIRLGTAGAIRRGIADGDLVIADAAVRDDGVTGQLIPAEYPAFGTPEAVLALTRAARAAGAPHHRGVVWTRAAFQPGFVPLPAAAYEAAGVAAIEMELSALYVFAATRGLVAGGALVVDGANADELVDEEATGGYDPHRSVVADGVARGARITLDALRLLAADVPAQAGGTR, encoded by the coding sequence ATGACCGTGTCCCCCGCGTCACCCGCCCCGCTGCCCATCACCGGCGTCCCCCGCACCGGCCTTCCCCCGTACGCCGTCGTCGTCGGCGACCCTGCCCGTGCCGCGGCCGTCGCGGAGTTCCTCGACGACGCGAAGGAGGTGTCGTACCACCGCGAGTACCGCACCTTCACGGGCAGCTGGCGGGAGCTGCCCGTGGTCGTGTCCTCGCACGGCGTCGGCGCGCCCGGGGCACTGCTGCTCTTCCAGGAGCTGGCGCAGGCGGGTGTGACGCATTTCATCCGGCTCGGCACGGCGGGCGCGATCCGGCGCGGCATCGCGGACGGCGATCTGGTGATCGCGGACGCGGCGGTGCGCGACGACGGCGTGACGGGGCAGCTCATCCCGGCCGAGTACCCGGCGTTCGGAACCCCGGAGGCGGTGCTCGCGCTGACGCGTGCGGCGCGGGCCGCCGGGGCCCCGCACCACCGGGGCGTGGTGTGGACGCGGGCCGCCTTCCAGCCCGGCTTCGTGCCGCTGCCCGCAGCGGCGTACGAGGCCGCGGGCGTCGCCGCCATCGAGATGGAGCTGAGCGCCCTGTACGTGTTCGCCGCGACGCGCGGCCTGGTCGCGGGCGGCGCGCTCGTCGTGGACGGCGCGAACGCCGACGAGCTGGTCGACGAGGAGGCCACCGGCGGCTACGACCCGCACCGGTCGGTGGTCGCCGACGGAGTCGCCCGCGGCGCCCGGATAACCTTGGACGCGCTGCGCCTGCTGGCTGCCGACGTCCCGGCGCAGGCCGGGGGGACCCGGTGA
- a CDS encoding amidohydrolase, translated as MLPIDLLVHGGDVLTVDASGTVVSDGAVAVRAGEIVAVGPAERLRAEYAPAEEIDARGCLVLPGLVNTHTHLAMTLLRGTADDVTLQGFLERVVPREAELLTPETVAVGLRAAIAESVRGGVTTALDMYWFHEAAEEVAREAGWRLLTGPTFMDVPEPPDGRPYAERLGWAGAHLAARTPAPGTRPVLFAHSAYTLAPDQLAAITALARAHGALLHLHAAENAAEVAMVRERYGMRPVELLDSLGVLGPDTLLAHAVELTDAEIAALARTGTAVAHCPASNLKLGCGIARVPDLLDAGVTVGIGTDGAVSSNTLDVLGAVRLAALVHKAGGDPTAVGAEQAVRMATIESARALGLGDALGSLEPGKRADLIVVGLHRPHLAPRHDPYATLAYAAAGADVRDTVVDGRVLMRDRALLTLDEPHALRALNDAVAPTEPARLS; from the coding sequence ATGCTCCCCATAGACCTCCTCGTCCACGGCGGCGACGTCCTGACCGTCGACGCGTCCGGCACCGTGGTGAGCGACGGCGCCGTCGCCGTGCGCGCCGGTGAGATCGTGGCCGTCGGCCCCGCCGAGCGGCTGCGCGCGGAGTACGCCCCGGCCGAGGAGATCGACGCGCGCGGCTGTCTCGTCCTGCCGGGGCTCGTGAACACGCACACGCATCTGGCGATGACGCTCCTGCGCGGCACCGCCGACGACGTCACCCTCCAGGGCTTCCTGGAGCGGGTCGTGCCGCGCGAGGCCGAGCTGCTCACGCCGGAGACCGTCGCGGTGGGCCTGCGGGCGGCGATCGCCGAGTCGGTGCGCGGCGGGGTGACCACCGCGCTCGACATGTACTGGTTCCACGAGGCCGCCGAAGAGGTGGCGCGCGAGGCCGGGTGGCGGCTGCTCACCGGACCGACGTTCATGGACGTGCCGGAGCCGCCGGACGGCCGCCCGTACGCGGAGCGGCTCGGCTGGGCGGGTGCCCATCTGGCCGCCCGCACCCCCGCGCCGGGCACCCGGCCGGTCCTCTTCGCGCACTCCGCGTACACCCTGGCGCCCGACCAGCTGGCCGCGATCACCGCGCTCGCCCGCGCCCACGGCGCCCTGCTGCATTTGCACGCCGCCGAGAACGCGGCCGAGGTGGCCATGGTCCGCGAGCGGTACGGCATGCGCCCGGTGGAGCTGCTCGACTCGCTCGGCGTGCTCGGCCCGGACACGCTCCTCGCGCACGCCGTCGAGCTGACGGACGCGGAGATCGCGGCGCTCGCCCGCACCGGTACGGCCGTCGCGCACTGCCCGGCGTCGAACCTGAAGCTGGGCTGCGGCATCGCCCGCGTACCGGACCTCCTCGACGCGGGCGTCACGGTCGGCATCGGCACGGACGGCGCCGTGAGCTCGAACACGCTGGACGTGCTCGGCGCGGTCCGGCTCGCGGCGCTCGTGCACAAGGCGGGCGGCGACCCGACGGCGGTCGGCGCCGAGCAGGCCGTGCGGATGGCCACCATCGAGTCGGCGCGGGCGCTCGGCCTCGGCGACGCGCTCGGCTCCCTGGAGCCCGGCAAGCGCGCCGACCTGATCGTCGTCGGCCTCCACCGGCCGCACCTGGCGCCGCGCCACGACCCGTACGCGACGCTCGCCTACGCCGCGGCTGGCGCCGACGTGCGCGACACCGTCGTGGACGGCCGCGTCCTGATGCGCGACCGCGCCCTGCTCACCCTCGACGAACCGCACGCGCTGCGCGCCCTGAACGACGCCGTGGCCCCGACCGAACCCGCGCGCCTGTCATGA
- a CDS encoding sulfite oxidase-like oxidoreductase — translation MTSPSPAPTRGFTGRARAADRDPRLPPGQYDARDTWPVLSAEVTPDLAAADWTFRVGGLVARPRTWTWDEAHALPASEYRGDIHCVTSWSKFGVRFGGVSLDAFLAGAGGPLPAAKHVVAYSHTGYTANLPLADVTGGRAWIAWEYDGAPLPPEHGGPARLVVPHLYFWKSAKWIAGLELLDHDEPGFWEKNGYHHRGDPWREERYAGD, via the coding sequence ATGACCTCACCGTCCCCCGCACCGACCCGCGGCTTCACCGGCCGCGCCCGCGCCGCCGACCGCGACCCGCGGCTTCCTCCGGGCCAGTACGACGCCCGCGACACCTGGCCCGTGCTCTCCGCCGAGGTCACGCCCGACCTCGCGGCCGCGGACTGGACGTTCCGCGTCGGCGGTCTGGTGGCGCGCCCGCGCACCTGGACCTGGGACGAGGCGCACGCGCTGCCCGCGTCCGAGTACCGGGGCGACATCCACTGCGTGACGAGCTGGTCCAAGTTCGGCGTGCGCTTCGGCGGTGTGAGCCTGGACGCGTTCCTCGCCGGGGCGGGCGGGCCGCTGCCCGCCGCCAAGCACGTCGTCGCGTACTCCCACACCGGATACACCGCGAACCTGCCGCTCGCCGACGTGACCGGCGGCCGGGCCTGGATCGCCTGGGAGTACGACGGGGCGCCCCTGCCGCCCGAGCACGGCGGGCCCGCCCGGCTCGTCGTCCCGCACCTGTACTTCTGGAAGAGCGCCAAGTGGATCGCGGGCCTGGAGCTCCTCGACCACGACGAGCCGGGCTTCTGGGAGAAGAACGGCTATCACCACCGGGGCGACCCGTGGCGTGAGGAGCGGTACGCCGGTGACTGA
- a CDS encoding ferredoxin reductase: MTDTSSGASVPPFVPPTAFAVPGRIAVSEQAAAHWQQALITRIHRETRAATTFRLKVPEWQGHLPGQHLMLRLTAADGYVAQRHYSLASAPDDSGEIELTVDHVPGGEVSGHLHTVAREGDTVEVRGPLSGFFAWPGDRPALLLGAGSGVVPLMSMIRHHRRAGLTVPLRLLVSARTREDLIYADEYGAETDVILTRSEGRLRAGHLAPLLGDGRPDGGWEAYICGSNGFAEHASRLLVDGGQPVDRIRIERFG; encoded by the coding sequence GTGACTGACACCTCCTCGGGGGCGTCCGTCCCCCCTTTCGTCCCCCCGACCGCCTTCGCGGTGCCCGGGCGCATCGCCGTGAGCGAGCAGGCCGCGGCCCACTGGCAGCAGGCCCTCATCACGCGGATCCACCGGGAGACGCGCGCCGCCACGACGTTCCGGCTCAAGGTGCCCGAGTGGCAGGGGCATCTGCCGGGCCAGCACCTGATGCTGCGCCTGACCGCCGCGGACGGCTATGTCGCCCAGCGCCACTACTCGCTGGCCTCCGCGCCGGACGACAGCGGCGAGATCGAGCTGACCGTGGACCACGTGCCGGGCGGCGAGGTCTCCGGGCATCTGCACACCGTCGCGCGGGAGGGCGACACCGTGGAGGTGCGCGGCCCGCTGTCCGGCTTCTTCGCCTGGCCCGGCGACCGGCCCGCGCTGCTGCTCGGCGCGGGCTCCGGCGTGGTCCCGCTGATGTCGATGATCCGCCACCACCGGCGGGCGGGCCTGACGGTGCCGCTGCGGCTGCTCGTCTCGGCCCGCACCCGCGAGGACCTCATCTACGCCGACGAGTACGGCGCCGAGACGGACGTGATCCTCACCCGCTCCGAAGGCCGCCTGCGCGCCGGGCACTTGGCACCCCTGCTCGGGGACGGCAGGCCCGACGGCGGCTGGGAGGCGTACATCTGCGGCTCCAACGGCTTCGCCGAGCACGCCTCGCGGCTCCTGGTGGACGGCGGGCAGCCGGTGGACCGCATCAGGATCGAACGCTTCGGCTGA
- a CDS encoding FadR/GntR family transcriptional regulator translates to MAVTDEAIEKIKGMIVSGALRPGDRLPKESELAAELGLSRNSLREAVRALSLIRILDVRQGDGTYVTSLDPQLLLEALSFVVDFHRDDTVLEFLAVRRILEPAATAMAAARIGEAELDALTEQLDALGAAPSVEELVACDLEFHRGIVQSSGNSVLCSLLDGLSGPTTRARVWRGLTQEDAVTRTLREHRAILGALRDRDAEAARSWATVHIASVEQWLRSTL, encoded by the coding sequence ATGGCTGTCACGGACGAGGCCATCGAAAAGATCAAGGGCATGATCGTCTCGGGTGCGCTGCGCCCCGGCGACCGGCTGCCCAAGGAGAGCGAACTGGCCGCCGAACTCGGCCTGTCCCGCAACTCGCTGCGCGAGGCGGTGCGCGCGCTCTCCCTGATCCGCATCCTCGACGTGCGGCAGGGCGACGGCACGTACGTCACCAGTCTCGATCCCCAGCTGCTTCTCGAGGCCCTGAGCTTCGTCGTCGACTTCCACCGCGACGACACGGTCCTGGAGTTCCTCGCCGTACGCCGCATCCTGGAGCCGGCGGCGACGGCGATGGCGGCCGCGCGGATCGGCGAGGCGGAACTGGACGCCCTGACGGAGCAGTTGGACGCCCTCGGCGCGGCGCCCTCCGTGGAGGAGCTGGTGGCCTGCGACCTGGAGTTCCACCGGGGCATCGTCCAGTCGTCGGGGAACTCCGTCCTGTGCTCCCTCCTCGACGGCCTGTCCGGGCCGACGACGCGGGCCCGCGTCTGGCGCGGCCTCACCCAGGAGGACGCGGTCACCCGCACGCTGCGCGAGCACCGGGCGATCCTCGGCGCCCTGCGCGACCGGGACGCCGAAGCGGCCAGGTCCTGGGCGACCGTGCACATCGCGAGCGTGGAGCAGTGGCTGCGCTCCACGCTCTGA